Genomic DNA from Oncorhynchus clarkii lewisi isolate Uvic-CL-2024 chromosome 28, UVic_Ocla_1.0, whole genome shotgun sequence:
aattcataaaacccAATTCCTCTAACACATACAGATCCCTCCAACACAATAAGCCAACCCCTGTACCCCAGGAGCAAAAAAGGAATGAATactacccacaatgcaccatGGTGATTGGAAtcccccatggccattggctcttggagaagccctgtgtgtgtgtgtgtgtgtggttggtaaGCTTTGAGTTACACATTTGGACTGTTCTTGGTTCTATTGCCTTCATATGTCAGATAGGTTGCTCCACTGTGAAATTACTGAAAACaccagcattttttttttttaagaagtgAAGCTTTGCAGTAAAAATACACCATCATGGCTCAGATTCAGAAGTTAGAATAACAGCCATCTATATACGTCTAATGAGTCCATCCCATGGTCTCTGTCAATAAAATAACTAAAGTATTCATACACACAGTCAGGGTTCATGGCAATCTCTCCCCAGCAGTCCCATCTCTTCAAAAACTGGTGAGGAAAACTAGGATATTTATCCACTGAAATAAAGAACAATTAGATCAGAGCCTTTGAATTATTCATgaatcagtgtctgtgtgtattttaAAACAAGGCGGTGCTATATTTTGGGTCCCGAGTGTAAAAATGTGTCTGCAATAGAGAGCTTATGCATAGACATGGTACGCAGCGGCACCCTGTGGACGAATGTGTAACTGTCTAGTGGGACTTCCATGCAAGAAATTACAGGTATGACAAATCCATAGCTGATATGAAAGAATTGGACAGCAAGCAATATTGCCTTGATAGTTCAAGGATTCAAATCTATACTGATCATGGACGTTCAGCGCGATTGAAATGTAAAGGCCATCTTCCCCTGGTCACGGAGAGTGCATTCAGTGAATGCTTCATATGTCGGTTCAAATCGTAAATTACCGTCACATTTCAATCCCGTTATAGCACTGAACTTCTGCAAAACAGATTGAATCAAGCCATAAACTGAATTTTCACCATATGATTTTGCATGTTCCTAGAGACTAGGTGTCAATACAGGATTGGTCAATAGACTGGGACGGAGTCTATATGCTCATTACATTCCTGGTCAGATCACAAGTTCACAGTCGTTTTCATTAGCGCACTCTGAAGCCAACATTTTTGGAATGGAAAAACAAGCGTTTCTTAATTTCAGGTAGTCCATCCCCATTTTGCCCCGTTTGCTTTCGTTTCATCCTAGTGAATTGACTGGGCTTCACTCCCAGTTGAAGTAAAACAAGAGACCAGTCAGAAGTTTATGTATGCCTTGCTTTAAATCAGGATAACAGAAGTATTTATGGGGCTATGACAGTGACACATTGGAATTAAGGCTTTGGGGGCTATTAAACCATATACAATAACCATATTGTCACATGAACACACTCCGAGGTTCAACCTTAActcaagaaaaaagaaaaaaaaactagcAAGCTCACCTCCAAACGATCTAACTGATAATGGTGAAGAACAAAGTAGAAGAAATTAAGGGTAATAGAGGATTAACAGTTAGTTGACATGTACATTTGTTCTGTGTCTTGGGATCATAAAATGGCAAAACAACAACACCAGCACACAGAATGGCATTGGTAGTCAGGTGCAATGGCTAAATATACAACAGCCACCTCTGACATTCACTTCCCAGTTACTGCATAGGCCAGGTCAGACTACAGGCAGGTCTATCTGGAAGTTTAAGAGAGATCCTGTAAATGAAAGGTTAAATAGGTTGGATTGGACACCTCGACCTGAACAGGGATATAATATGGAGTCTCTGCTGCTGTGACAGAGTAAGAACTGGGGCTCCGCGTGTGTGTCAGAGATAGGGGTCCTGAAATGACGTAAGGGGCGGCGTGCCAATCAGGCTGTCCAGAGTGTATTAATAATATGAACCCAGAATAGTCCGTACACACCGTCCCCATTAACTGTGTGTAGGTCATTCATACACTGTGCCAGGTCACCCTGAAATGAAGAAAGTTTGTTCTAAGGGTGCCACATGACTGAGTGAGTCAATACACTGAGCCAATTCACCCTGGCATGAATAACCTAtgtgccatgtgtgtgtgtgtgtgtgtgtgtgtgattaagtgtgtgtgggagagagttaGTGGTCACCTGACCTCTGATCTTAATCTGGTTATACAACTAGCCCCATTAAAAGTCCTACCAACCCAGTTCTATAATTAGAAAATACTCTGACATACAAAATCCAAACCCACAGCCAACCATCATAACAAATATAAGCTTTCCAGTGACTGCACAGACATCTAAGGTTTCAGAAAGTGGCCAGTCCTTGAGTAAATGGCAAAGTTAAGTATTTTCCACAGCTTCTTTTGGCAGTTCCTCTTGCAACCAGAGAACGCACACCAAGGCATCTGAAATCCATACAATCTGAGGTAAGTAGTGACTGCTTTGAACATTATTTGAGATCCTGTACATCAGGGgtactcaagtactattttagAAGGTCCGGTCATATACATTTCCTCGGTTGCAAAGGTCCCGGATAAATAGGAATATATCATCGTAGTAACAAAACCCCAACTCACAACCCACATTTGTCCATGTCTTGTGTGTTTATATGATACCAGCGGTTGAGGCTCGACAGATTCAAaacataataataaatacataattTAGGGCCATAGTTTCAAAATTATGGCCTTCGCGTCACCTTGCTTTCTGATGGTGCAATTGACCGCAACTTTCACTTCCTCTTTCCCAACCAACCAGAGCTCCATTACGTAAGCAGCCAATCAGAAAGGAGAAATGTGTCTGAGGGGGCGTGGTCAACACCACCCAGACAAGAAGTGTGAGGCTAGACAGGATACGTCCACCCCTCTTTTGGTCCAttctttcctcttctccacaGCGCTACATTTCATTCTCTCCATCAGACCGCCATCTTCTTCAGCTGTTCGTAGGTAACAAAGAACTAAAGAGGAGTTAAGGACAAGCCAcagaaagaaataaaaaataaaaacatccttCTCCGTGCAGGAGCTTTGCTAGGAACATAACACATCCCAAACAAACCACGTCCACTCCACCCTGTAGACTTCCATTCCCGTTCCTAGCTCACCTCGGTGACCCCTGGTTACCCGTTCCTAGCTCACCTCGGTGACCCCTGGTTACCCGTTCCTAGCTCCCCTGGTTACAGGTTCCTAGCTCCCTTCTGTAATCCCCTGGTTACCCGTTCCTAGCTCACCTCAGTGACCCCTGGTTACCCGTTCCTAGCTCACCTCGGTGACCCCTGGTTACCCGTTCCTAGCTCCCCTGGTTACAGGTTCTTAGCTCCCTTCTGTGATCCCCTGGTTACCCGTTCCTAGCTCCCCTGGTTACAGGTTCCTAGCTCCCCTGGTTACAGGTTCCTAGCTCCCTTCTGTGATCCCCTGGTTACCCGTTCCTAGCTCCCCTGGTTACAGGTTCCTAGCTCCCTTCTGTGATCCCCTGGTTACCCATTCCTAGCTCCCCTGGTTACAGGTTCCTAGCTCCCTTCTGTGATCCCCTGGTTACCCGTTCCTAGCTCCCTTCTGTGATCCCCTGGTTACCCGTTCCTAGCTCCCCTGGTTACAGGTTCCTAGCTCCCTTCTGTGATCCCCTGGTTACCCGTTCCTAGCTACCCTGGTTACAGGTTCTTAGCTCCCTTCTGTGATCCCCTGGTTACAGGTTCTTAGCTCCCTTCTGTGATCCCCTGGTTACAGGTTCCTAGCTCCCTTCTGTGATCCCCTGGTTACCTCAATGTAATAATCACATTACATGGCTGAGGTTTAGTTATAGCTGCTACCTCTGCCCAATCTATAGGCCCACTCTTCTAAAGGGTGGTTTATACTTGTTCTAATGCCATATCTGTAGATAATTAATTAGAATGTAACCAGTGTCGCTGTTCAAAACATTTAATTTATACTCTGATGGAATGTCTGTAGACCGTCGGTTTCCTTGTTGCATAGACATGAAAAAAGTGTCTGTGCGACTGTCGCAACATCCGTTGTGGTTACTGGGCTGCTACAGCAACAAGACCAAATCCACCTGTGACAATTCTCAATTGACAATTTACTTTTATTCCGTGACTTTTTGTAAATTGTAAATAATGTTGGTGGATAATGAATAAAATAATAAAAGTAGACTATTTGGAGGTCATGCAGAGGCTATCATTTTGGGTTTATACTCGTATGATGTCACTGAGACATCTGTCTACAGACCAACTGTAAACCAGCCTTATCATGCCACAGGGACCAGATTTCTCTCCCCCTATGGTTCTCCCTCAAAtcttctttccctttccctctctcttaatGCACCAAAGGGACCCGGCCACTCTCCAAACTTAAACCCTTCCCGTTTatttctctccccccacccccttcttcctccccctcttccttacCCTCCATCTTCCTCACCACCATTCTGGCTCCTAGATCCCTCTGTTACCCTAGGTGAAACTGGATTGCTATTACAGCAGCTGTAATGTGTGTGCAAATGCATTACATAATTGCGTTAGCTGGCATTAGATTCACCCTCTGGCGCCATTGGAATGTCCAAACTAAGGTTGGGATCAATTCCATCAAAATTCCAGTCAATTTAGGAATTGCATTCCTATAAAAAAACTCCATGACCAACTCTACAGATTGATATTAAACTGGAATTGACCTCGACTCTGGTGCAAACCGTCAGTAGTAGATAAACATACACAAATGAAAACATAAACACACTTCTGAGAGTAGGTGAAAGGATACGATGATGTTCCATGGTCCGAGACGGAGCCAGTTGGGGAAAAAGCCTTTGTAGAGTGCCATGAAGCCCTCAGACCGCGACGTCTAAAGAGACAaaacgttacacacacacatagagccCTGTACCAATCATTGCCCCACATCTATGGGCTGTATTCATAATgccaattctgttgcaaaacactTCTTAAACAGAACGAGGAGGGATCTACCCGAATTTGTCCAATACATTCTGTTTTGCAGGTGTttagactaatgattacacccctggTTCATATGGTGTGTCCTcatcagggtttccgttaggaaaattGACTTTCAGCATTTTTATTTACCGGACATTTGAGAAACACCAATATTAGCGgagtaacgaacagcaaaatcactagtctatgtcaatctactatcccccatagtagaaaagttcccctattctattggtcagcatgttgttctgtgcgagaaataaatggCCTATTCCacaacagactctgggacagttatGGGACAATAGATCCCAAACTTTACAACCAGTAGTCCTAGGTTACACCAAAAAAATCAATCAATTCAAAAGCAACGAgactgatgcaacagatcagatcTATTAGCTTAACATTTTgatataatgtgaagaaataatcgTTTAAGCACAGCAATGCGCACAAGGCAGTAAGCTACGCGCGAATGCTggttccataatgcaattagcaGAGAAACCCAGGTGCCAAAAGCGCACCACACATGCGAGTGGTTTCATGTGAAAGAGATTGAAATATCTTTAGAAATatgggagatctaaagatgcaactagcatgggttgctaatatgactaggaatGAAGTTCGGCTATTTGACAATAAAATAAAAGTTGATTTGAAAAACAGTAGAACATGAGAGAAATAGGCTGGTTTtaatggcatatggaagtctcTAAAATAATTTTGGCTAGGCAAGACAGGCCTCATAATAAATAAGATACAAAAATAGACATAAACCCAGAGCCTATGTAACAAAATATGTTACACCATTACTACAGCAAAAATGGCTTGCTTCTAGCCCACCAGGTCAAATGTTCTGATCCATATTACCGGAACAACATTTTTATCTTCCTATAGCAGATCACATTTCCCATTCATAAACCATGTTTTGGGCCTTTATAAAACTATTTGCGGGCCGTTAACATGATGGTTCCatcattggctagctagctaacaacctagTAACTTTACCTGTATATCCAAACATTTGGGGATACAGAAAGGAAAAGGGATAGCTTCTTCAGGAGATCAATCATAGCATTGAATGAACGTACATCGTCATCACAAACCTGACGTTTTTAAAGAGACAGAGTATAATTTTCTATGTAATGCATCTCATTAGGGAAATAGGTTTTTATATTGTGTAAAAACACTAATATTCCACAAATGACTTTCTAATTTCAATGACATGGAGTCATATCAACATCTTAGCTTTAATAATAAATTCATGTCTTTACAGTGTTACATATTAGTTTCTAGTGCACAACATGTGCCTCAAAAGTAGACAGTCAGAATGCATATATATGCCCAACACAATCAAAATATTTTCTGGTGCCCTGAACTTTAAGTTGCACtgaaaaatgtacatttaaagCCCTATACgcaccaatttaattccactaaaaTAGGCAGATTAACGTATAGACCGCTTtttaaaatttaactaggcaaatcagttaataacaaattcttatttacaatgacggcctaacccggacgacactgggccaattgtgcgccgccctattgggACTCCCGTTCACGGCCGGTTGTGAGACAGCCCGGGATcgaaaccagggtctgtagtgatacctctagcactgagatgcagtgccttagaccgctgcgataaGCATGACcattcaaatgtatttccatcgaCTGATATTTCCAGACTAAAAGCATTATTTTGTAATGggattccacccccccccccaccccttctcCTGGACAATTAGTCGGTGCTAATTTATTTGATCTTTGGGCCAAAAAGCCAGCCATAACCGGCTAACAGAAACCCTGGTGTGCCTACCTACCTGAAGTAAGCAGTCCAGTGTTCCCTGGTAAGTGACAGCTCCGTATGTCTGGTTCATCATGCGTGTGCGGACCACGTCTATGGGGTTAGAGGCCAGAGCCCCCGCAAGACCACACGCAAAACTGGACCTGGGAACCAGAGGGAAAGGGTCAGAAGTTCCCTAGTCTTACGCAGCCATATGTTGCTCTCTTGTGGAGAGTTAACGGACTGGTGGTGAGCATTGATGATGTCACTCACAAGaagtgtgtgtaaatgttgtCACCCATGTGACAATCCAGAATCAGGTGTTTCTTTGCGAGGTCATAGGCAGGAAGCTCCACCCCCACTACGATGGCTGCTCTCTGCGCTGTCAGAGACACaccctgagagagcgagagagagtgaggggggttaaaagtgtgtgtgtgtgaaactgtGTGTCCATACACCTACCTTCCACAGCCCCCTGGTTCCTTCCTGTTGGTAGATGTTGATGAAGTTTCCCATCATGCTTCCCTGGATCACACTGCCCTG
This window encodes:
- the LOC139387128 gene encoding kidney mitochondrial carrier protein 1-like, giving the protein MSNFNWKPFVFGGLASVTAECGTFPIDLTKTRLQVQGQVGDSKYREIRYRGMLHAIGRICREEGISALYSGLAPAMLRQASYGTIKIGTYQSFKRLLVDRPEDETLLTNVLCGVLSGVISSSIANPTDVLKIRMQAQGSVIQGSMMGNFINIYQQEGTRGLWKGVSLTAQRAAIVVGVELPAYDLAKKHLILDCHMGDNIYTHFLSSFACGLAGALASNPIDVVRTRMMNQTYGAVTYQGTLDCLLQTSRSEGFMALYKGFFPNWLRLGPWNIIFFVTYEQLKKMAV